One Lacunisphaera limnophila DNA window includes the following coding sequences:
- a CDS encoding cupin domain-containing protein: MRPSLLATLLAAASILPALAEPVGPAAGLISHYGMEKIPGEGAWFKVTYNSTERIPAAALPPRYGAPRLVGTSIYALVTREDFSAMHRLLTDEIWHFYQGDPIELLLLHPDGRSEVVTLGSDPLAGQQPQYTVLAGTWMGARPVKATPAGYAFFGCTMAPGFDYADYEPGYRDDLQKQYPAAATLIDELTRAEFVTKPAAPAPAATMTANPTVFLPTAVAPISVSPGVELRELVGLVGHAKTGRTSVAHFALAPGKTTGMSYMKTGEEYFLVIKGRGTVVVGDVTSPVEPGSIVFLAPAVRHAITAAPDTALEFYAVSTLAFSPDDYVPVP, from the coding sequence ATGCGCCCCTCCCTCCTCGCCACGCTCCTCGCCGCCGCCTCCATCCTCCCCGCCCTCGCCGAACCCGTTGGGCCGGCCGCAGGGCTGATTTCGCACTACGGCATGGAGAAGATCCCGGGCGAGGGCGCCTGGTTCAAGGTCACGTACAACAGCACCGAACGCATCCCCGCCGCCGCCCTGCCGCCCCGTTACGGCGCGCCGCGCCTCGTGGGGACGTCGATCTACGCGCTCGTCACCCGCGAGGATTTCTCGGCCATGCACCGGCTGCTCACGGACGAAATCTGGCATTTCTACCAGGGCGACCCGATCGAGCTCCTCCTGCTCCACCCCGACGGCCGCAGCGAGGTGGTCACGCTCGGCTCCGACCCGCTCGCCGGGCAGCAGCCGCAATACACCGTCCTGGCCGGCACCTGGATGGGCGCGCGGCCCGTCAAGGCCACGCCCGCGGGCTACGCCTTCTTCGGCTGCACCATGGCGCCGGGCTTTGACTACGCCGACTACGAGCCGGGTTACCGGGACGACCTGCAGAAACAGTACCCCGCCGCGGCTACCCTCATCGACGAGCTGACGCGCGCGGAGTTCGTCACCAAGCCGGCTGCGCCCGCGCCCGCGGCGACGATGACGGCCAACCCCACTGTCTTCCTGCCCACGGCGGTGGCCCCGATCAGCGTCAGCCCCGGCGTCGAGCTGCGCGAGCTTGTCGGCCTCGTGGGCCACGCCAAGACTGGCCGCACCAGCGTCGCCCACTTCGCCCTCGCCCCCGGCAAGACGACGGGGATGAGCTACATGAAGACCGGCGAGGAATACTTTCTGGTGATCAAGGGCCGCGGCACGGTGGTCGTCGGCGACGTCACCTCCCCCGTCGAGCCCGGCTCGATCGTCTTCCTCGCCCCCGCGGTCCGCCACGCCATCACCGCCGCCCCCGACACCGCCCTGGAATTCTACGCCGTCAGCACCCTCGCCTTCTCCCCCGACGACTACGTCCCGGTCCCGTGA
- a CDS encoding rhomboid family intramembrane serine protease: MNRMSRAVAVLLVLNVVVFGASLLGAGWREQIVAAGAFWFPGNENFQLWQAVTYMFLHADMGHIFFNMFALVSFGTVLEREWGAGRFLVFYFLCGVGAGLIQTGFNWYEYNGLYAQLVAAGMSPEKVATLMTTGRGILPGDAASQAVAKELYLLFHGRMVGASGAVYGLLVAFGCLFPNAKLAQIFVPVPVAAKFFVPGLLALDLLSGVTGFSLFGAGVAHYAHLGGAAIGFLLMLLWRNRRPGMAPRWGEDRPV, translated from the coding sequence ATGAATCGCATGTCCCGGGCGGTCGCCGTCCTGCTGGTGCTCAATGTCGTGGTGTTTGGCGCGAGCCTGCTCGGCGCGGGGTGGCGCGAGCAGATCGTGGCCGCGGGCGCGTTTTGGTTTCCGGGCAACGAGAACTTCCAGCTCTGGCAGGCGGTGACCTACATGTTCCTGCATGCGGACATGGGGCACATTTTCTTCAACATGTTCGCGCTGGTTTCCTTCGGCACGGTCCTGGAGCGGGAATGGGGCGCCGGCCGGTTTCTGGTCTTCTATTTCCTGTGCGGCGTGGGTGCGGGGCTCATCCAGACGGGTTTTAATTGGTATGAATACAACGGGCTGTACGCCCAGCTCGTGGCGGCCGGGATGTCGCCGGAGAAAGTCGCCACGCTGATGACCACGGGCCGGGGCATCCTGCCCGGGGATGCCGCCAGCCAGGCGGTGGCCAAGGAGCTTTACCTGCTGTTCCACGGCCGGATGGTCGGCGCGTCGGGGGCGGTGTACGGCCTGTTGGTGGCGTTCGGGTGTCTCTTCCCCAACGCGAAGCTCGCCCAGATTTTTGTGCCCGTGCCGGTGGCGGCGAAGTTCTTTGTGCCGGGTCTGCTCGCCCTGGACCTGCTGTCGGGGGTCACGGGCTTTTCGCTCTTCGGCGCCGGCGTGGCGCACTACGCCCACCTCGGCGGCGCGGCGATCGGCTTCCTGCTCATGCTCCTGTGGCGGAACCGTCGCCCGGGCATGGCGCCGCGCTGGGGCGAGGACCGGCCGGTTTGA
- a CDS encoding DUF2200 domain-containing protein, producing the protein MPKSTPTKHRIYTMPFAKVYPFLVAKAERKGRTQAEVDEIIRWLTGYTAKGLEKVLKAQIDFETFFAQAPKKNPKRKLVTGLICGVRVEEIKEPLMREIRYLDKMVDELAKGKVMGKILRD; encoded by the coding sequence ATGCCGAAATCCACGCCCACCAAGCACCGCATCTACACTATGCCTTTTGCCAAGGTCTATCCGTTCCTCGTCGCCAAGGCCGAGCGGAAGGGGCGGACCCAGGCGGAGGTGGACGAGATCATCCGCTGGCTGACCGGCTACACGGCTAAGGGCCTGGAGAAAGTGCTGAAGGCGCAGATCGACTTCGAAACCTTCTTCGCGCAAGCGCCGAAGAAGAACCCAAAGCGGAAGCTCGTCACCGGCCTCATCTGCGGCGTGCGCGTCGAGGAGATCAAGGAACCGCTCATGCGGGAAATCCGGTATCTCGACAAAATGGTCGACGAACTGGCGAAGGGGAAGGTGATGGGGAAGATACTGCGCGACTGA
- a CDS encoding L-rhamnose isomerase has translation MPSSKNISAAYRLARSRYAELGVDTEVAIRHALRVPVSLHCWQADDVRGLETPKAGLAGGGIMTTGGYPGRARNGDEMRADLDQVLKLLPGKQRLNLHAFYAETGDQHVDRDELEPQHFARWLGWAKARRVGLDFNPTYFAHEHANSGFTLSHADPAIRKFWIRHGRACRHIAESFAKTLGSPSVHNHWVPDGAKDAPADRFAPRERLAASYDAIFADKTVNRKLCVDAVEGKLFGLGSEDYVVGSQEFYSNYALSRDLVLCLDLGHYHPTESVADKVSAHLQFHPRLLLHTSRPIRWDSDHVVILDDAVRNLFLEIARGDAWDRVFVALDFFDASINRLAAYVVGTRATRQAILGGLLDPSLALKDAELAGRGHERLALMELTRSLPWGAVWDELCQREGVPAGADWLKDVARYERTVTSKR, from the coding sequence ATGCCTTCATCGAAGAACATTTCCGCCGCTTACCGCCTGGCTCGTTCGCGTTATGCCGAGCTGGGCGTCGATACCGAGGTCGCCATCCGGCACGCGCTTCGCGTTCCCGTGTCCCTCCACTGCTGGCAGGCTGATGACGTGCGCGGGCTCGAGACGCCAAAGGCCGGCCTCGCCGGCGGCGGCATCATGACCACCGGCGGCTACCCGGGCCGCGCCCGCAACGGCGACGAGATGCGCGCCGACCTCGACCAGGTCCTGAAGCTCCTCCCCGGCAAGCAGCGCCTCAACCTCCACGCCTTCTACGCCGAGACCGGCGACCAGCACGTGGACCGCGACGAGCTCGAGCCGCAGCACTTCGCCCGCTGGCTCGGCTGGGCCAAGGCGCGCCGCGTCGGCCTCGATTTCAACCCGACCTACTTCGCCCACGAGCACGCCAACTCCGGCTTCACGCTCTCCCACGCCGACCCGGCCATCCGCAAGTTCTGGATCCGCCACGGCCGGGCCTGCCGTCACATCGCCGAGAGCTTCGCCAAGACGCTGGGTTCGCCCAGCGTGCACAACCACTGGGTGCCAGACGGCGCCAAGGACGCCCCGGCCGACCGCTTCGCCCCGCGCGAGCGCCTCGCTGCGTCCTACGACGCCATTTTCGCCGATAAGACCGTGAACCGGAAACTTTGCGTCGACGCGGTCGAGGGGAAACTCTTCGGCCTCGGCTCCGAGGACTACGTCGTCGGCTCGCAGGAGTTTTATTCCAACTACGCCCTCAGCCGCGACCTCGTGCTCTGCCTCGACCTCGGGCATTATCACCCGACGGAATCCGTCGCCGACAAGGTCTCGGCCCACCTCCAGTTTCACCCGCGCCTGCTTTTGCACACCAGCCGCCCGATCCGCTGGGACTCGGACCACGTCGTCATCCTCGACGATGCCGTCCGCAACCTCTTCCTCGAGATCGCCCGCGGCGACGCCTGGGACCGCGTGTTCGTGGCCCTCGATTTCTTCGACGCCTCGATCAACCGCCTCGCCGCCTACGTGGTGGGCACGCGCGCCACGCGCCAGGCCATCCTCGGCGGCCTGCTCGACCCCTCGCTTGCGCTGAAGGACGCCGAGCTCGCCGGCCGCGGCCATGAGCGCTTGGCCCTGATGGAGCTCACCCGCTCGCTCCCCTGGGGCGCGGTGTGGGACGAACTGTGTCAGCGCGAAGGCGTCCCCGCCGGCGCCGACTGGCTGAAGGACGTGGCGCGGTACGAACGTACGGTCACCTCCAAACGCTAA
- a CDS encoding ATP-dependent nuclease, which yields MRIEKLEIENFRRIEKAVIHLNPATFVIGPNNCAKSTVIAALEALLSLERDKLTQADIREKSDGTRAPETVITGYFGPITAEVAAARGFRGRVINNQFVYRKKLTIESGKAQIQCREQPSSLKPEFKVKTVGELIAAGITAEVIKEVLDLEVPADKLGKDWFKSLPEVMTFDTAAEPVWVENPGGIAQNVISRLPRLIHIPALTDSKEIESGEKQYVLGECLSLLFEDLLTGNATTHEIQEKLTLLQGQMDPGAEHSLLGGLVKAVNKIIEDVFPKCGIAITPSLQGVLEILKPKYDVKVFSNIRTPVSRQGTGLVRTCAFAMLRHHAALKLQKEIQTRPVVVAFEEPELFLHPSAANMLRDTIYALGRSDQIVCTTHSPWMIDLRQDAQSITRMSIGENDRAEAWNYGVSSELGKLQPEDKVRVKLIQTFDDELARVFFAERVLVVEGDSEVAAIRQTLRLLPEGQRKIIQSRFQIVKARGKASIISLVKYLHALNLDVSVMHDGDQGTPGAEVFNAPIAAALNKPSRLFVLTPNLENTLGYTPPSADKPYHAFMKTSAWNQVSDIPVAWRTTLAGIFEITWPADTPPAA from the coding sequence ATGAGAATCGAAAAGCTAGAGATTGAAAATTTCCGACGAATTGAAAAGGCCGTGATTCATTTGAATCCGGCTACGTTTGTTATAGGCCCCAATAACTGCGCGAAAAGCACTGTGATCGCTGCGCTCGAGGCTTTACTGTCCCTCGAACGCGACAAACTCACGCAGGCGGATATCCGCGAAAAATCCGATGGCACACGCGCGCCGGAAACCGTGATCACCGGCTATTTTGGACCAATCACCGCGGAAGTTGCAGCCGCCCGCGGATTCCGCGGACGGGTGATTAACAATCAATTTGTTTACCGTAAAAAGCTTACCATCGAATCGGGCAAGGCGCAGATCCAATGCCGTGAGCAACCGTCGAGCCTGAAGCCTGAATTCAAGGTAAAGACCGTGGGTGAACTCATTGCCGCCGGTATCACCGCCGAAGTGATCAAGGAAGTCCTCGATCTGGAGGTGCCCGCTGATAAGCTCGGTAAGGATTGGTTCAAGTCACTGCCTGAAGTGATGACTTTCGATACGGCGGCGGAACCTGTCTGGGTCGAAAATCCAGGTGGTATCGCGCAGAATGTTATTTCTCGCCTCCCGCGATTGATCCACATCCCGGCCTTAACCGACTCTAAGGAAATCGAGTCCGGTGAGAAACAATATGTGCTGGGTGAGTGCCTTAGTCTGCTCTTCGAGGATTTGCTGACGGGCAATGCAACGACCCATGAAATCCAGGAGAAGCTGACATTACTTCAGGGACAAATGGATCCAGGGGCGGAGCATTCGCTACTCGGAGGTTTGGTTAAGGCGGTGAACAAAATTATCGAGGACGTTTTTCCGAAATGTGGCATCGCTATCACGCCATCACTCCAAGGCGTGCTGGAGATCCTCAAGCCCAAGTATGACGTCAAGGTTTTCTCCAATATCCGGACGCCCGTCTCGCGCCAAGGCACGGGCTTGGTGCGCACCTGCGCGTTTGCCATGCTCCGGCACCACGCTGCCCTAAAGTTACAAAAGGAAATTCAAACTCGGCCGGTGGTTGTCGCATTCGAGGAGCCCGAACTTTTTCTCCATCCCTCGGCGGCCAATATGTTGCGCGACACCATCTATGCATTGGGACGTTCGGATCAAATCGTCTGCACAACGCATTCCCCATGGATGATCGATCTGAGGCAGGACGCGCAGAGTATTACCCGCATGAGTATCGGCGAAAATGATCGAGCGGAGGCATGGAACTATGGCGTCTCTTCGGAATTGGGTAAGCTGCAGCCCGAAGACAAGGTCCGCGTTAAACTCATTCAGACTTTCGATGATGAGCTGGCCCGCGTTTTCTTTGCCGAGAGGGTGTTGGTGGTGGAGGGCGATTCGGAGGTGGCTGCCATCCGACAAACGCTCCGCTTGCTTCCCGAAGGCCAGCGGAAAATCATCCAGTCGCGTTTCCAGATCGTGAAGGCACGCGGCAAGGCTTCGATTATCTCTCTAGTGAAATATCTCCACGCTTTGAACCTAGACGTATCTGTTATGCATGACGGGGACCAGGGCACACCCGGGGCGGAAGTATTTAACGCACCCATCGCCGCTGCGTTGAACAAGCCAAGTCGCTTGTTCGTCCTAACCCCAAATCTTGAAAATACACTGGGTTACACGCCGCCTTCCGCGGACAAGCCTTACCATGCATTCATGAAGACGAGCGCATGGAACCAAGTGAGCGATATCCCTGTAGCTTGGCGGACCACCCTGGCGGGGATTTTCGAAATTACCTGGCCGGCGGATACACCACCCGCCGCGTGA
- a CDS encoding type II toxin-antitoxin system RelE/ParE family toxin, with protein MDRKVVISARALRDLEEIVRYIATDNPPAAARFGALLLTEAEAIGLKPETGRMVPEFKVPEIRERIVRSIRIVYRVDAAQHRVVIARFWHGARGKPEIGPA; from the coding sequence ATGGACCGCAAAGTAGTCATCTCGGCGCGCGCGCTGCGTGACCTGGAAGAGATCGTCCGTTACATCGCGACCGACAATCCTCCGGCGGCCGCCCGGTTTGGCGCTTTGCTCCTGACGGAGGCCGAAGCCATCGGTCTGAAGCCGGAGACCGGACGCATGGTGCCCGAGTTCAAGGTCCCTGAAATCCGGGAACGGATAGTCCGCTCCATCCGGATCGTGTATCGGGTGGACGCCGCGCAGCACCGGGTGGTGATCGCCCGGTTCTGGCATGGCGCGCGAGGAAAGCCGGAGATCGGGCCGGCCTGA
- a CDS encoding YdeI/OmpD-associated family protein — translation MSKPSPKTTKPELPILAFASPAAFRRWLKANHGTHPGIWLQIAKKDSGIASVTYAEALDEALCYGWIDGQKQSHDQQTFLQKFTRRGPRSTWSKINVGHVARLTQAGRMQPAGQAMVDAAQADGRWTQAYASSRAAEMPADFLAQLAPHARAKAFFESLNAANRYAIYYRQETRDPRPPPRTDPRHDETRGEVPLSRGV, via the coding sequence ATGAGCAAACCGTCCCCCAAGACTACCAAGCCCGAGCTGCCGATCCTCGCCTTTGCCTCGCCGGCGGCCTTCCGGCGCTGGCTCAAGGCCAACCACGGCACCCACCCGGGGATCTGGCTCCAAATCGCCAAGAAGGACAGCGGGATCGCCAGCGTCACCTACGCCGAGGCCCTCGACGAGGCGCTCTGCTACGGCTGGATCGACGGCCAGAAGCAAAGCCACGACCAGCAGACCTTCCTCCAGAAATTCACCCGGCGCGGGCCGCGCAGCACCTGGTCCAAGATCAACGTCGGCCACGTGGCCCGCCTGACCCAGGCGGGCCGCATGCAGCCGGCCGGCCAGGCCATGGTCGACGCGGCCCAGGCCGACGGACGATGGACGCAGGCCTACGCGTCCTCCCGCGCCGCCGAGATGCCGGCGGACTTCCTCGCCCAACTCGCCCCCCACGCCCGGGCCAAGGCCTTCTTCGAATCCCTCAACGCCGCCAACCGCTACGCCATCTACTACCGCCAAGAAACCCGAGACCCGCGCCCGCCGCCTCGAACTGATCCTCGGCATGATGAAACGCGGGGAGAAGTTCCACTGAGCCGGGGCGTGTAG
- the mqo gene encoding malate dehydrogenase (quinone), with the protein MNSHTPNPDVVLIGSGVMSANLGALLRRLDPSLRIQVYEAAPELAFEASNGWNNAGTGHAGICEISYTPKPADGSPVKVQKVIDIFQEFEQTLQFWAHAVGTGMIETPKDFINPVQHISFVHGDDQVAFLKSRYAGMSAHHFFREMEFTTDPAKIGAWAPLLTEGRDSATPIAATKMDGGTDINFGVLSRKLLTWLANQDGCGVAAGHKVVGLEKQADGRWRISVENLKSGETHQTQAKFVFVGAGGGSLRLLQLAGLPEAKGLGGFPIGGHWLVCDNPAIVAKHQAKVYGQNLPEAPTMAVPHLDQRILDGKKTLLFGPFAAWTTRFLHRTGAWTDLPATVKPHNVTTLLKIAATNFPLVKYLLQQGTQSMADRMRVMHIFYPNAKAEDWKLVDGGIRVQAIKKTDGEAGIVHFGTEVLTSADKSMAALLGASPGASVCVNIVADVIRRSFPHLTETDAGHQRLRELIPTYGIDYRLPENAARFNELAVAARKQLKLI; encoded by the coding sequence ATGAATTCCCACACCCCCAACCCCGACGTCGTATTAATTGGCAGCGGCGTCATGTCCGCCAATCTGGGCGCGCTGCTCCGGCGGCTCGACCCCTCGCTGAGGATTCAGGTGTATGAGGCGGCGCCGGAGCTGGCCTTCGAGGCGTCCAACGGCTGGAACAACGCCGGCACGGGCCACGCCGGCATCTGCGAGATCAGCTACACGCCGAAGCCCGCCGACGGCAGCCCGGTGAAGGTGCAGAAGGTCATCGATATCTTCCAGGAGTTCGAGCAGACGCTCCAGTTCTGGGCGCACGCCGTCGGCACCGGCATGATCGAGACGCCCAAGGACTTCATCAACCCGGTCCAGCACATCAGCTTCGTGCACGGCGACGACCAGGTGGCCTTCCTCAAGTCGCGCTACGCCGGCATGTCGGCCCACCACTTCTTCCGGGAGATGGAATTCACCACGGACCCCGCGAAGATCGGAGCCTGGGCCCCGCTTCTCACCGAGGGGCGCGACTCCGCCACGCCGATCGCCGCCACCAAGATGGACGGCGGCACCGACATCAACTTCGGCGTCCTTTCCCGAAAGCTCCTCACCTGGCTCGCGAACCAGGACGGCTGCGGGGTTGCCGCCGGCCACAAGGTGGTGGGCTTGGAGAAGCAGGCGGACGGCCGATGGCGGATATCGGTGGAAAACCTCAAGTCCGGGGAGACCCACCAGACGCAGGCCAAGTTCGTCTTCGTCGGCGCTGGGGGCGGCAGCCTGCGGTTGCTGCAGCTGGCCGGCCTGCCCGAGGCGAAGGGCCTCGGCGGCTTTCCCATCGGCGGGCACTGGCTGGTGTGCGACAACCCCGCGATCGTCGCCAAACATCAGGCCAAGGTCTACGGGCAGAACCTGCCTGAGGCGCCCACGATGGCCGTGCCGCACCTCGACCAGCGCATCCTCGACGGCAAGAAGACGCTCCTCTTCGGCCCCTTCGCCGCGTGGACCACGCGTTTCCTGCACCGCACCGGCGCTTGGACCGACCTCCCGGCCACGGTGAAGCCGCACAACGTGACGACCCTGCTCAAGATCGCCGCGACCAATTTCCCGCTCGTGAAATATCTGCTGCAGCAGGGCACGCAGAGCATGGCGGACCGGATGCGGGTGATGCACATCTTCTACCCCAACGCGAAGGCCGAGGACTGGAAGCTCGTCGACGGCGGCATCCGCGTGCAGGCGATCAAGAAGACCGACGGCGAGGCCGGCATCGTGCATTTCGGCACGGAGGTCCTGACCAGCGCCGACAAGTCCATGGCCGCCCTCCTCGGCGCGTCGCCCGGGGCTTCGGTGTGCGTGAACATCGTGGCGGATGTCATCCGGCGGAGCTTCCCGCACCTGACCGAAACCGACGCCGGCCACCAGCGCTTGCGGGAGCTGATCCCGACGTACGGGATTGATTACCGACTGCCCGAGAATGCGGCGCGGTTTAACGAGTTGGCCGTAGCGGCGAGAAAGCAGCTCAAGCTGATCTAA
- a CDS encoding S9 family peptidase, whose amino-acid sequence MLINHRLVRLGLCLSSLFAASRLPAAEDANLAFFRNLAETRSYTLGRPVSSRLTPDGSAVLFLRSGARDRVLHLYELDLATGQERELITPAQILGSAEETLSAEEKARRERARVTARGFTRFDLTKDGSRLLVTLSGKLYLVNRADLRVTELPGKNWIDPRFSPDGTAVAAVQDGELHVIDLAGLTERALTSGATETLTHATAEFVAQEEMDRREGYWWSPDSQWLAYQQTDESGVETRYIADPLRPEVAPTKFAYPKAGSPNAVVRLGVIARAGGETRWVQWDAAKYPYLTRIVWKEAGAPLTILVQDRAQQHQVLLAVDPATGQTRELLQESDPAWLNLDDTALMPLWLEGGRQFLWTTESRGDWQVELRDADGRLVRELTPLGFGYRGVVKVVEETGELYVKGSADPRETHVWKIPLAGGPGTDLTPARGNHSLQLSENNRVLLHFFNLLDGSSGTAVLAADGRKLGELKSVAEDPPVWPQVELTQTVGGPRSYYAALVRPRNFQPGRKYPVLLSVYAGPTTTVVSSSLRSYLKDQWMADQGYIVVKLDGRGTPRRGRDWERAVRGNLIDIALNDQIEGLLALGAQYPELDLQRVGVTGWSFGGYFSAMATLRRPDIFKAGVAGAPVITWENYDTHYTERYLGLPQENPGAYQVSSALTYVDQLERPLLLVHGLTDDNVYFQHTLQLADALFMAGKPFEILPMTGTHMAGAENPLISYREELLVINFFNQHLKSPE is encoded by the coding sequence ATGCTGATCAACCACCGGCTCGTTCGCCTTGGCCTTTGTCTCTCCAGCCTGTTCGCCGCCAGCCGCCTGCCCGCGGCGGAGGACGCCAACCTCGCCTTCTTCCGCAACCTCGCCGAAACGCGCAGCTACACGCTGGGCCGCCCGGTGTCGTCCCGCCTCACCCCCGACGGCAGCGCCGTGCTCTTCCTGCGCAGCGGCGCGCGCGACCGCGTGCTCCACCTCTACGAGCTGGACCTCGCCACGGGCCAGGAGCGCGAGCTCATCACCCCGGCGCAGATCCTGGGTTCCGCCGAGGAAACGCTGAGCGCGGAGGAGAAGGCCCGGCGCGAACGCGCGCGCGTCACCGCCCGCGGCTTCACCCGCTTCGACCTGACCAAGGACGGCAGCCGCCTACTCGTGACCCTGTCCGGCAAACTCTACCTCGTGAACCGCGCCGACCTGCGCGTCACCGAACTGCCGGGCAAAAACTGGATCGACCCGCGCTTCTCGCCCGACGGCACCGCCGTGGCCGCCGTTCAGGACGGCGAGCTGCACGTGATCGACCTGGCCGGCCTGACGGAGCGCGCCCTGACCTCCGGCGCCACCGAGACCCTCACCCACGCCACCGCCGAATTCGTGGCCCAGGAGGAAATGGACCGCCGCGAGGGCTACTGGTGGTCGCCCGATTCCCAGTGGCTGGCCTATCAGCAGACCGACGAGTCCGGCGTCGAGACGCGCTACATCGCCGACCCGCTCCGCCCGGAGGTCGCCCCCACGAAATTCGCCTACCCCAAGGCCGGCTCCCCGAATGCCGTCGTCCGCCTGGGCGTCATCGCCCGCGCCGGCGGCGAAACCCGCTGGGTCCAGTGGGACGCGGCGAAGTACCCGTACCTCACCCGCATCGTCTGGAAGGAGGCGGGCGCCCCGCTGACCATCTTGGTGCAGGATCGCGCCCAGCAACACCAGGTGCTCCTCGCCGTCGATCCGGCCACCGGGCAGACCCGCGAACTCCTCCAGGAATCCGATCCCGCCTGGCTCAACCTCGACGACACCGCCCTGATGCCCCTCTGGCTGGAGGGCGGCCGGCAGTTCCTCTGGACCACGGAGTCCCGCGGCGACTGGCAGGTCGAGTTGCGCGACGCCGACGGCCGCCTGGTCCGCGAGTTGACGCCGCTTGGCTTTGGCTACCGCGGCGTCGTGAAGGTCGTCGAGGAAACCGGCGAGCTCTACGTGAAGGGCAGCGCCGACCCGCGCGAGACGCATGTCTGGAAAATCCCCCTCGCCGGCGGTCCGGGCACCGACCTGACACCGGCCCGCGGCAACCACAGCCTGCAACTCTCCGAGAACAACCGCGTCTTGCTGCATTTCTTCAACCTGCTCGACGGCAGTTCCGGCACCGCGGTGCTGGCAGCCGACGGCCGGAAACTGGGCGAACTCAAATCCGTCGCCGAGGATCCCCCGGTCTGGCCTCAGGTCGAGCTCACCCAGACAGTCGGCGGCCCCCGTTCCTATTACGCCGCGCTCGTCCGTCCCCGCAATTTCCAGCCGGGCCGGAAGTACCCGGTCCTCCTGTCCGTCTACGCGGGCCCGACGACCACGGTGGTGTCGTCCAGCCTGCGCTCCTACCTGAAGGACCAGTGGATGGCCGACCAGGGCTACATCGTCGTGAAGCTCGACGGTCGCGGCACCCCGCGGCGCGGACGCGACTGGGAGCGGGCCGTGCGGGGTAACCTGATCGACATCGCACTCAACGACCAGATCGAGGGCCTCCTCGCGCTCGGGGCCCAGTATCCCGAGCTGGATCTGCAGCGCGTCGGCGTCACCGGCTGGTCCTTCGGCGGTTACTTCAGCGCGATGGCCACCCTCCGCCGCCCCGATATCTTCAAGGCCGGCGTCGCCGGCGCGCCGGTCATCACGTGGGAGAACTACGACACCCACTACACCGAACGCTACCTCGGCCTGCCTCAGGAGAACCCCGGCGCCTATCAGGTGAGCAGCGCCCTGACCTATGTGGACCAGCTCGAGCGCCCGCTCCTGCTCGTCCACGGCCTGACCGACGACAACGTGTACTTCCAGCACACCCTGCAGCTGGCCGACGCCCTGTTCATGGCCGGCAAGCCCTTTGAGATTCTCCCCATGACAGGAACCCACATGGCCGGCGCCGAGAACCCGCTGATCAGCTACCGCGAAGAACTCCTCGTCATCAATTTCTTCAACCAACACCTGAAGTCCCCGGAGTGA